In one Rhinopithecus roxellana isolate Shanxi Qingling chromosome 1, ASM756505v1, whole genome shotgun sequence genomic region, the following are encoded:
- the EXOG gene encoding nuclease EXOG, mitochondrial isoform X1 yields the protein MATKSIASRLRGSRRFLSGFVAGAVVGAAGAGLTALQFFRSQGAEGSLTGKQPDGSAGKAVLEQFGFPLTGTETRCYTNHALSYDQAKRVPRWVLEHISKSKIMGDADRKHCKFKPDPNIPPTFSAFNEDYVGSGWSRGHMAPAGNNKFSSKAMAETFYLSNIVPQDFDNNSGYWNRIEMYCRELTERFEDVWVVSGPLTLPQTRSDGKKIVSYQVIGEDNVAVPSHLYKVILARRSSVSTEPLALGAFVVPNEAIGFQPQLTEFQVSLQDLEKLSGLVFFPHLDRTRDIRNICSVDTCKLLDFQEFTLYLSTRKIEGARSVLRLEKIMENLKNAEIEPDDYFMSCYEKKLEELKAKEQSGT from the exons ATGGCTACCAAGAGTATCGCTTCCCGCCTCCGGGGCTCCCGGCGTTTTCTGAGTGGCTTCGTGGCCGGGGCTGTAGTGGGCGCTGCGGGAGCTGGGCTCACGGCCCTGCAGTTCTTCCGGAGTCAGGGCGCTGAGGGATCGTTGACAGGGAAGCAGCCGGATG gatCTGCGGGAAAGGCTGTCTTAGAACAATTTGGATTCCCTTTAACTGGAACAGAGACAAGGTGTTACACTAATCACGCTTTGTCTTATGATCAGGCAAAGCGGGTGCCTAGATGGGTTCTTGAACATATATCCAAAAGCAAGATAATGG GTGATGCAGACAGAAAGCATTGTAAATTTAAGCCTGATCCCAATATCCCTCCAACCTTCAGTGCCTTCAATGAAGATTATGTTGGAAGTGGGTGGTCACGAGGACACATGGCTCCAGCAGGAAATAACAAATTTTCAAGT AAAGCCATGGCTGAAACCTTTTACCTTTCTAACATTGTGCCTCAGGATTTTGATAATAATTCTGGATATTGGAACAG aatagAAATGTACTGTCGAGAGCTGACAGAAAGGTTTGAAGATGTTTGGGTGGTATCTGGGCCTTTGACGTTACCTCAGACTAGAAGCgatggaaaaaaaatagttagTTACCAG GTGATTGGTGAGGACAACGTGGCAGTCCCCTCACACCTTTATAAGGTAATCCTGGCCCGCAGAAGCTCAGTATCTACCGAACCACTGGCACTAGGGGCCTTTGTGGTACCTAATGAAGCCATCGGCTTCCAGCCCCAGTTAACTGAATTCCAAGTGAGCCTCCAGGACCTAGAGAAGTTGTCAGGACTGGTGTTTTTTCCTCATTTGGATAGAACTAGAGATATCCGGAATATCTGCTCTGTGGACACCTGTAAGCTTCTGGATTTCCAGGAGTTCACCTTGTACTTGAGTACAAGAAAGATTGAAGGAGCTCGATCAGTGCTTAGACTGGAAAAGATCATGGAAAACTTGAAGAATGCAGAGATTGAACCAGATGATTACTTCATGAGTTGCTATGAGAAGAAACTAGAAGAACTCAAAGCTAAGGAGCAGTCAGGAACCTAG
- the EXOG gene encoding nuclease EXOG, mitochondrial isoform X2, with translation MATKSIASRLRGSRRFLSGFVAGAVVGAAGAGLTALQFFRSQGAEGSLTGKQPDGDADRKHCKFKPDPNIPPTFSAFNEDYVGSGWSRGHMAPAGNNKFSSKAMAETFYLSNIVPQDFDNNSGYWNRIEMYCRELTERFEDVWVVSGPLTLPQTRSDGKKIVSYQVIGEDNVAVPSHLYKVILARRSSVSTEPLALGAFVVPNEAIGFQPQLTEFQVSLQDLEKLSGLVFFPHLDRTRDIRNICSVDTCKLLDFQEFTLYLSTRKIEGARSVLRLEKIMENLKNAEIEPDDYFMSCYEKKLEELKAKEQSGT, from the exons ATGGCTACCAAGAGTATCGCTTCCCGCCTCCGGGGCTCCCGGCGTTTTCTGAGTGGCTTCGTGGCCGGGGCTGTAGTGGGCGCTGCGGGAGCTGGGCTCACGGCCCTGCAGTTCTTCCGGAGTCAGGGCGCTGAGGGATCGTTGACAGGGAAGCAGCCGGATG GTGATGCAGACAGAAAGCATTGTAAATTTAAGCCTGATCCCAATATCCCTCCAACCTTCAGTGCCTTCAATGAAGATTATGTTGGAAGTGGGTGGTCACGAGGACACATGGCTCCAGCAGGAAATAACAAATTTTCAAGT AAAGCCATGGCTGAAACCTTTTACCTTTCTAACATTGTGCCTCAGGATTTTGATAATAATTCTGGATATTGGAACAG aatagAAATGTACTGTCGAGAGCTGACAGAAAGGTTTGAAGATGTTTGGGTGGTATCTGGGCCTTTGACGTTACCTCAGACTAGAAGCgatggaaaaaaaatagttagTTACCAG GTGATTGGTGAGGACAACGTGGCAGTCCCCTCACACCTTTATAAGGTAATCCTGGCCCGCAGAAGCTCAGTATCTACCGAACCACTGGCACTAGGGGCCTTTGTGGTACCTAATGAAGCCATCGGCTTCCAGCCCCAGTTAACTGAATTCCAAGTGAGCCTCCAGGACCTAGAGAAGTTGTCAGGACTGGTGTTTTTTCCTCATTTGGATAGAACTAGAGATATCCGGAATATCTGCTCTGTGGACACCTGTAAGCTTCTGGATTTCCAGGAGTTCACCTTGTACTTGAGTACAAGAAAGATTGAAGGAGCTCGATCAGTGCTTAGACTGGAAAAGATCATGGAAAACTTGAAGAATGCAGAGATTGAACCAGATGATTACTTCATGAGTTGCTATGAGAAGAAACTAGAAGAACTCAAAGCTAAGGAGCAGTCAGGAACCTAG
- the LOC104668729 gene encoding D-dopachrome decarboxylase-like, whose protein sequence is MPFLELDTNLPANQVPAGLQKWLCAMASILGKPKDHVNMMGVAGLTMVLSRSTEPWAQLFISSTSVMDTTEENCSHSTHFFEFLTEELALGQDQIIFHFPHWSPGRLARKGWS, encoded by the exons ATGCCCTTCCTAGAGCTAGACACGAACTTGCCTGCCAACCAAGTGCCTGCAGGGCTGCAGAAATGGCTCTGTGCCATGGCCTCCATCCTGGGCAAACCCAAGGAT CATGTGAACATGATGGGTGTGGCGGGCCTGACCATGGTGCTGAGTAGGTCCACTGAGCCCTGGGCACAGCTGTTCATCTCCTCCACCAGCGTGATGGACACCACTGAGGAGAACTGCAGCCACAGCACCCACTTCTTCGAGTTCCTCACCGAGGAGCTGGCCCTGGGCCAGGACCAGATAATTTTCCACTTTCCCCACTGGAGCCCTGGCAGACTGGCAAGAAAGGGATGGTCATAA